Below is a genomic region from Ziziphus jujuba cultivar Dongzao chromosome 7, ASM3175591v1.
TTGGTATGGGGAGTCACAAAGAAAACATGCACAAAATGCAAGCGTTCAAGGCGTCACTCATGCGCGGTAGCCGTGGCTTTGTCTCTCATAGTTCTGCTGCTCCTCACAGTCAGCCTCAGCCTCCCAAGGTACGTcatgtcattttattttatttttgggtacgTAGCAGagtttagaatttttaaataatataatatatattcattcaaTAATGCAGGCCTGGAGGAGGAGTAGTCCTGCAGCACGGGTGTACTACAAGTCAGATTTCGGTGGTGATCCGACAGGAGTAAAGGACAGCACGGAGCATATTCAAGCGCTACTCTTGGCGGCTGCAGGACAAGGACCCAGTCCAGGTGCTCAA
It encodes:
- the LOC132799189 gene encoding polygalacturonase QRT3-like isoform X2 is translated as MEASKKARQVMIIRKLVFMMALAAFNFISVPVMGDDYSPVGDFGMGSHKENMHKMQAFKASLMRGSRGFVSHSSAAPHSQPQPPKAWRRSSPAARVYYKSDFGGDPTGVKDSTEHIQALLLAAAGQGPSPGAQGVMSGAGSGPSEGSLTAGVPINLGRLILKVVLIRSANLSKYRLQETL